Below is a genomic region from Zerene cesonia ecotype Mississippi chromosome Z, Zerene_cesonia_1.1, whole genome shotgun sequence.
AGCTACTAAGTTAACACTCACAGACTCAGATGCCTCAGTCCCCATCGATAAGCGTTGGTATAGAAGTAGGCAGATAGCGGGTTGAGATGCGGATAGGGTTTCGCCCCCGATACGCCGGCTGCGAGCCCCACTACCGTCATCCCCACCTCGTAGCCGTCGAACAGCACCACCGTGCCGTCCTGGATGAATTCCTTTGTTGGCGGCCGAAGTCTCAAGTTTACCTCTGACGAATGAGATGCGACGGTTTAACACGATCTTTACTTGAATGGTTTTAGAAAATCTGTATTTGTAATGAACGTGTCACCTGTGGTGGGGATCGACAAGTCCAGCCCCAGCCGAGGTCGCCAGAAGAACGTCCCCGGTACTGCTCCCTAGAATTTAGATTGCAGCGTTACAGCACAACTCAACTGTCAGACAAAAAAATGAACTTGAtctaaatacttaaaaactataaaatgagTGGATACAAACCCATGTTCTTGGAAggtaaatcattaaaaatattaacactaTATTATTTGTCATCGTTTAGCAGTATATTTGTATGCCACGACCAAATAGCTGTTAGGTCTTGCAATAAATGTGATGACGAGCCGAGTTTGttgtttacaaacaaaacttcCCTACCAAAGCCGAAGGAAATGCCTGAAATATTCTCGCAAATGTAATCTGCACTGAGAAAGTTCTACCGAAATAAACACGCTTGAGATTTCGTATCACCTACCTACTTacataagattttaataaattttattaccacTGGcttatgtttttcaaatattatatagtttatccTTCAGGTATAACCACAAATTTCACTgacacattaataaaaatattaagtagtgtttattaattatgcatATTTATGGCAACtgaacaaaaatttttaacaaaaaaactaatttgcCTTCAAATGTATATTAGAACACTACAAACCAAAAGGTTAAAACTACTCAGCATGAGCTGGCCACATCATGCGCAACGCCGATTGTTATAATAACAGACAGCCagaaaagttaaatataagttataaatattgtaatgtgaGATGtttgcttaaaaattattacatatatacaaaaacatagaAAGCATTTCATTAGTTATTGGAGATCCtttaaagacaattttttgtacagtttataatataacggtAACTACAATTTTACGGTGAAAAGAATAAAAGGATTGCCGTTTGTTTGTCGcactaaaactcgagaatggcttGATCGATTTGACCGATTATCTTGAAATAGTTTGTGTTGAAATTACGGGAAGCTTTTGCGGAATTTAATTACGGAAATCTGAAAGGTTCTTTTTGAGCAGTTCTAATTAAATGCAAGGATTATCAATATTTCGGGATAAGAGCTGTGAGAACATGAGACTACTGCGCCGAGTCCACCGCGGTCAAAATCACGCACCGTCGATATAAACGCAGGCACATGTGAGGCTTCAGTAATGTAATTACAGTAAGAGAATTAGGGCGAGCGTAGCCCACAGGCCCAGTGCGACACGCGCAGCCACCGCAGCACCATGCCCAAGGACGACGCGGAGACCACGGCGCTCAAGAAAGAGCTCAACGATCTCATCGCCAAGTGCAAGGTGAGTCCCGCCCTGTCGCCCTGTCGCCCTATCGCCTCGTCGTCTTGTCGCCTTGTCGCTCTGACGCTCAAAGGCGATACCTGTACTTGCaacgaatattaaaaatgctttcggtatatgtatttctttctacgctaatgttatattatatatgtctaaaacattaaaacccTTTAAacgcatttataaattctattatattgttCAACTTGTCCAAATGCATAAAACGTTAAAACAAACCTGAAGCCTCGAATGATCTTAATACgaagaagttaaaaaaatattttatgaattttaatatcgatTAGTTCTTTATGCcttatttaagaatataaattgagATAGAATAAGGTGTTTACTATAAGGCTACTGcgaatttcatttaattataacataatgtttgagctcataaaatataatattagctatCAACGTGCGAGTTACGTAATGATGTTCAATGTTCTTCTCAGCGTAATCCTCGAGGGAAGGTAGGCCTCGTATGGTTTCTTGATAATCGCTTTACAAATGgtatttctgttttaaacAGTTctattattgcaatttttatgttatgttttccATCAGGCTGAGCAAGAAAAGGCCGCAGATGTGAAGTTGGCGGAGAAATGCGGGGACATGGGCGATGTGCCCAAGATCCGACTCGTGGTCAAAAAGACGCTGAAGGGCCACATCAATAAGGTCAACTCGGTGCACTACAGCGGCGACTCTAGGTGACTCTCTTCACTTATGGAATATGCATCGGTTTTACTTGCCAAGCACGAGAACAATTTTAAGatcattagaaaaataaaaaatcatttacacTATTTTTGACGAAAATGAggtatataatagttatataatatatgaagcgatcgttttataaatatacgtaatacGTATTACaagatttgaaaattattcattgaaCCTTTTTTTGGTGACTTTTTGGTCATCTGGCCTGTGacattgattatttatatttatgcttcTAAGCACGACGGCGCACAGCTATAACTTTGCCGATAGGGTTGAACTCTATCGTATAGCAAGCAATGTGTCCATGTAGTACTGTTTGGTGGCAGGCACTGCGTGACGGGGTCACTGGACGGCAAGCTCATCATCTGGGACACGTGGAGCGGCAACAAGGTGCAGGTCATCCCGCTGCGCTCCGCCTGGGTCATGAGCGTGGCCTTTGCGCCTTCGGGCAATTTTGTCGGTACGATATTTATACTGTCTCCGTCATGCCAGCGAAATTTGTTGTGGATGAAATAGaggttttttttctttgtgttttaCGTTTATccagatattattattaaaacatcaccaatacttataataaagtttacaataattacGGTAATTAgtaatagaaaatacaaaatgcaGGAGATTTAACAACAATGatctcatttaatttttccaaCTAGCAAAGACGTTCTGTTTTTGGCCGACTTTATTGAATATCGTTATATGTTGTGTTCACATAGCTAGGATAAGCTGTAGATTAGAATGAAGTGTGTTTGTGTCGTTTCAACCGGCCTCCGTCGGCTGGCGCAGCGTGCGGCGGCATGGACAACATGTGCACGGTGTACGACGTGAACAACCGCGACGCGACGGGCTCGGCCAAGATGGTGCGCGAGCTCGCCGGCTACGAGGGCTTCCTCAGCTCATGCCGCTTCCTCGACGACAAGCACATCCTCACGGGCTCCGGTGACATGAAGATGTGAGTCGCTCCACTGCACCCATACATATCGTATACAAAAAAGAGTCCATTCCACTCACCCGTTTATTagtaaatcttaaattaagtAATCATGAGTTTTACCAATGAGTTGGTAAATGTAAAGGTTTGAAAAAGGGACAAAATTTTCGGACTTTGTCCAGTAGAATATACTAAACACTAAACATGCTAGTTTTTATCGATGACGATCGGTAAATATTGATTTGCATAATACaacaattacttttataaactgTCAGTCTGAACTATGAaccttatataattttaggttGCTATCACGGTATGCTCGATAACCTAATCATAATACGAGAGTGGCTGTGCACTCTTCATATGGAGCTTATCAACAAATTTTTACACAACGTAAAAGTTCGAGATAATCAGTGTTCACAGAGACGCTTGGTTTTTTTAGTATTCAGAGTTGGTAAATCTTAgga
It encodes:
- the LOC119835506 gene encoding uncharacterized protein LOC119835506, which codes for GGCACRTGPVGYARPNSLTGAVPGTFFWRPRLGLDLSIPTTEVNLRLRPPTKEFIQDGTVVLFDGYEVGMTVVGLAAGVSGAKPYPHLNPLSAYFYTNAYRWGLRHLSLLPFWIGGNGGSYCDTHKVWKRRFYYMDEFMPEWLRKIFPYVDKNEWKKEEREFRRFKKYAEPAFGKHYRFPSKVFNDFKSQETKETDEQLDSFSSIST